AACGCAATCCACTAAACACCTTGTTCTTGGGCCATATATATTATTCTGCATTTATTCCAAATTTGTTCCATTCCCAGTACAGCTTTCTTCCCCCTCTGAAGGGAGTGTGTTCCATTTTGCTTCATCCTTCTGATAACATACTGTCTTCCGATAGGCTGGCTTTCTAGTCAATCTCTGCCACTACGtttgtgagagtgtgtgtgtgtctgaatTACAAGGATAGAGGTGCTTGGAAAGTTTCGCGGCTTACCTTCCACTTTCCTTGCGATCCCTTTCAGTTTCAGTTTCTATCTTTTAGCACGAGGTCCGTGATTCTCACACGATTTGTTATCGTTCCCCTTGTCTTTGTATCAAATGcatgttttctttatttatctctctctctctctctctctctcaatcgcGCACCCGCATATTGGTGGTAGTTATACTTAATGTAACCTCATAATGGAAGGAGCAGGATTTGGATAAATCGGAAAAAGATTATGAGAGTAAAGGGTACGGGGTACGTCCAATGTTACCTTTCGTATGTTAACGTAATAACAATCCATTACACTTCGCGCCGTTTTGCCGTACCTTGTCCACGATGCCAAGACCAGCGGAGCCACCGGGAGCAGACGTCCGCAGTGTAACACATAAAGGGTTGAATTATGGAAAACGTAAAATAAAGTATACAATAAAGTTATACATAAAtattgctgttttttgttttgttttttgtcgtACAGTTGTTACGCCCTGCTGCTTGCATTCTCTTGCCTTTTTTATCGGATTTATTTTCCCTATCCTGTTATTATTGATCTTCCTATTACTCTTTCTCTTCTATAGATTATCTTTCACTTTTTATAAGCCCCCTTACTTCCCTCactttttcttccttcattTCTATAATTCCATTTTTCACTATTGAACCTATTACATACTCGCTCCCTTGGCTCGtcgtattattattttgcttcCTGCTCggctctttttttaaatataatagaacaaaaaaagaaacaaattatGCATATTTTCTctctgttttctctctttcggcCTCATCCTTTCTCACTTCCccccatgcacacacacacacacaatgtatAAACTGATTGAGTACCGATGTTCTTTAAtcagtttttttccttttaattCGCATCTTAAACCATACAGAGCAGGATTCGGGGCGTTTTCTTTGACCTATTTTCAATCTAATCCCGCAGATCATTATCGCGCGATCACCCTCATTAACGTACACACACCACCAGGGATGTATTAGATTCATGCATTGTAAAATCCTTTCATTCGATTTTTTGGAGTAATTGAGAGCAAACGAATTGCAGAACTGGTATGGGTACAGGCGAAGAATGGGGTCAGTAGAAGGGGGAATGCGTACATCAATAAAAGTGGGACCGTTAAACATCTAGCCTGATGTGAAGGTATAAATGCATAGGAATTTGTGCGTGTTGATACATTTACCGCGCATACGGAGCACCTTTCtaaaggggagggggagagggaACTGAGAATCGAAAACCTCCTTCGGAATCCTTCAACACGACGTTAACCACAATAATGCTTAACAACTTCCGTTCACATTCCGTTACAGCTGTACAGCATGTGCATTTGAATACAACTGTCCCAAAACAATTGCAAAACATCTATTGGCCACAGATATCAATGTAGGACGTCTCTAAGGCTAAATaatatacgcacacacacacaaacaacacaacagacGCACTCACGACAGACACTCAAGCGCACGCGAAATGCgtaaacgaacaaaacaaagataTTACAAGAGatgtaaacaaaaaccatGATCAGTTGACACAATTTAGGAACAAAGAAGAACACAAACTCTTTTCAAAGAAGTCAATTGTAACACCATTAAACTGCGGCACTTTTATATACAGTACCAAATATCAAAGTGTGCAACGCTTTCGCtgcctatgtgtgtgtgtgtgtgtgtgtgcgagtgcgcgCGCACTGTGCGTTGCTATGTTAAGTAGGTGGTGAGGGAAAAAATGGACCAAATGGATCGAATTGGACATCGTAAAAAGATAAGCGAATATGCGAGCGACCGACAGATCGAGcgagtatgtatgtgtgtgtatgtacgttAAAGTAAaagtatatgtatatataaatatatgcaATAGAGGATTCGGTTCGGCTTCCTGTCGGTTACACAATTTTCGGGCGCCCCCTTTTTTACCAATCGCTCGATCGGTTTAATGTCACGTTTTCGGGTGGCAACACAACGGTGCTGCTTACGTTACGTTAACTGTTGCGAGAGTTGCGGTTTGACGGAGGAGGtggtagtgtgtatgtgtggcggCAGATTAATTGCCGCAGCATACGATCTCAATCTACCGTGTGTGGATCGAGAGATTTGTCGCCGTTTTACTATTTCTACCCCTTCAACTACTGTCCTGTCCAGTCCTATTCCCCTCTGCCTTGTTTATGTTGCGCTGCCTATCCAAAACACGTTCCCCTGCCCTTTTCTGTTGTTATTCTTCTCCTTCCAGGTCCTCTTCAATTTAGAGAAAGCGACATGTTGGACACTTTTTCTGCGGAATAAACATTGCATCCTTATTTCTTACCCCTTTTCCCATATCCTTTTGCATCACACTTGCTTGCTGTTCCGCTTCGTTTTTTCGTCCCCAACCTGCaaggaggtgtgtgtgtgtgtgcgtgtgtgtcctTGCGCACCGAGAGGAGAGAGGTTGTAGAACGGCGTTCGGAACAACACTCGTGTGTTGGTGTTGAGGGTGatgaatggtggtggtggtttagAGACACGCACTTTTTTTCACGGACCTTGCTGATGGTTGGTTACCGTCCGCCACCACCCATCCTACTACTGCCCGACGGCACCGGCTGATTTGAGCAGGGTTAGCTCCTTATCCTTCGCCTGCACCACCGTGCGCCAGTGGATGTCCTGCTCGATCACCTTCGCTTCGAGGTTTTTCAGCATGTTTTCCTGTGTGACGAAGATACAAGACAGAAACCGATAGTTAGACCAAAGGGTATCTCACAAACACGCTTGCTCTGCGTGCCACTACATGTAAGTACGTACCGTGTCGGCTATGATAGTCTTATACTGATCGACGGTTTTCTGCATCTGCTCGTACCGCAGCGCCATTGTTTGCTGGTCGTCCTCGGCGCCACTGTCGCTGCCGCCGGTGGCACCGTTCTTGTTCACCACCGCACCGTCGTTCGCATGTTCGTGTAAACTACTATTAACGCTGCTATTGGTATTAAGGTTATTATTAGCGATTATATTGCTGCTACTGTTAAGCCTACTGCTGCTGtcactgttgttgctgttggctGCTGTGCCAGAGCTTTGCTCCGGGTGGCTGTTCGTGACCACCGACGCGTTGTtaacgccgctgctgctgccgctactgctactactgctactggtggtggtggttgtgtgaGATTGCTGCAGGTGCTCGTACTGCTCCTTAATGCAGCCGACCGTCGCCTCGAGCCAGCTCTGGAAATCGGTCGCATCGACGGGCAGGGCCGACACCACACCGGtcggctgcagcagctgcaccagCAAATCCTTCGTTCGGTTCTGTTCCTCCAGGATGACCTTACCGACGTCCACCTTCTCTGCGCTGCTGTTGGCcagcttttgctgctgttcctACAATTCGGCAGGAAAGATAGAGATATAGAAAAGATATCTTAATGTGCAATCAGTTCGTTCTTTTCCGAAACAAATGATCCGGTTCACACTCATTGAGATACTGTataagagagagcgagagagagagaacaaataGCGTTTGGCAGAACACACTTCGCTTTCCACTTACAACATCATTGGCGGCTGCCGGTGTCGTCGATCCTCTTCGCCGTTCGGCATCTTGCAATGCCTCAACCAACTTCCAGTTTTTCGTTCGCAAACTCTACGCGTGTTTTGCGCAGTTACGCAGGCAGCAACACGCGGAGGAGAGCAAGGTGCAAATGCGCGCAATGCCATTGCagtggtgatggtgttgttgatggtggttggtagtagtagtagtaatagtagtagtaatacATAGTAAGAAAGGATAATGCAGGACATCAGATCAAGCAAATGGGTTGCGATCCGGGAAAAAGGGATTTGTAGAAGGGAGGAGGAACCAtggtgtgttggtggtgagggcacgcgcgcacacgcatTCAAATTGCGTTACATGGCGTGTGTTGTTAAGGACAAACAATAACGCAACGTAACGGAATTGGGGAGGACACGCGCGTGCACACGAATCGTCAAAcaagaacgaaagaaaaaaaagaaacaaacacagcgTAAACGAAAATGGCATTTAGGGCATTTTGGGGTAagatataattattttaaactgaCAAAATGAAGCGATAAAATGTACAACACAGCACAACAGCGGAGGGCCAGTGATTTGGGTGCAATTTTGCCATTCTCACTCAAGTGCGCTTATATGCTACTGGGGGAGGTGCACAGAGGGTAACGGAGatgatatttgtttgtttctggCCACTACCGGTTTGGTGAGTTGATTATGTTTAACCTCATATTTGTAATTAAATCGAACGaacattttcaaatcattTCCTATTAGAATTATGCGAATTAGATTAACATTGGAAATATTAAAATCACGTAGGATATACAAGTAGGCTAAGTAGGTTGAGCCATCCAACCCATGCCCCATTGATATGAATCATAGGAAAACATTTTTTCTTACATTTCGTCCGTTTAATAACCATGTTAACGGAAAACAATAACCTGACCGGTAATGAAACTGCACACATCAAATTTTGGAATATATATACACAATAGAGCGatagaaaattgaaaattctAATGAAAAAGgcgaaggaaatgaaaatcgAACACACCggaaaggcacacacacatgggatACATGAATCACCATCACAACGCACACCCAACCCATTCAAAGGGTCCCCGATGGGAGGGGAATGAGAGCCTGCGGTTTATTGGCCACTACTTACGTCATTCTTCTGTCGTTGCTCCACGAGCTGCTTCTGTAGCTGTTCCTCCTTCGCCTTCAGTTCGTTCGCCTGCTGCTTGTAGTCCGTCATCAGGCTCTTGCACTCGACCAGCTCGCTCCGGTACACCTCGAGCTTCGATTTGGTAGAGTCTAAGGCATTCTGGAGGTTGCGGATTTCGACGCGATTGCTTTCGTCCGCCTGGCTGTGGGTGTGGGCagcggccgctgccgccgaCGCTGCCGCGTGCGCCTGCTTCTGCTTTGCCTGCAGTTCCGCCTTCAGCTGCTCGATTTCGTAGCTCTGCTGTTGGCAGGTCTGGCTCAGCTCATCCTTCTGGCTCAGCTCGAGCCGCAGCTGGCGCAAATCGTTCTCGTACGCAGTTAGCTCTGGAAAGGAAGGGACGAACGGAAGCGTTTTATAGATGTTTTGGTCGAAACATTGTACATTGCAATGTGTCCTTACCCTGTACGCGCTGTCTCATCAGCTCATCATTGTTGCGTAAAATATGTTCGTACTCAGTCTTTTTCTTCATCATTTCCTGTGTGGGAGAACACGAAATAAATgtgtaaaagtaaggctcagtgGTCAAACCGCGATCGAGCTTACCTCCTCGGACTGTAGCTTTTCGCTCAGCAGCTGGTTCTTGGCCATGAGCtcttgctgcagcagctgcagatCGTTGTTCAGCTGCGCGATCGTTGCCCCATGGTCCTGCGTCGAGGCGTGTTCCTTCGACAGCTGCAGGTACTTGGCCTGCAGCTGCTGGAACTGCATCGACATGGTTTGCTTCTCGTTCGCCAGCTTGTCCCGGAGCATGTTCAGCTCCTGCGACAGATTCTGCACCTCCTGCTTCTTGTTGTTCAGCTCCTCGACGTACCCCTTGAGCACGGCCCCGGTGTGCATCTTCTCGCCGTTCAGCTCCTGGCGCAGCTCCTTCAGCTTGGCCTGCAGGCCGGCCGCGGCCTGCTGCTCCTCGAGCAGGGCCGACTCCTTTTCCTGCAGCTGCTTCTTCAGCTTCTGCAGCGGGTCGGACGGATCGTTCCACTCGGACGGATCCTTAGCCAGCGTGTCCTGCTGCTTGTTTAGCAGAAAGTCGATCAAAATCTGAATATCGTTCCGGGGCAGATCGGTCTTGTTGAGGATGTTGACCAGCGAGTGAACGTTCACGGCGTCCGCCATCTCCACTGCCAGCTCCTGCGTGATCagttcgtttttcttcttcttgttcgaTTTGTCCTTCTGCGCTGCCACGACGGTGGAGGATTTGTTGTTATCGGCGGTTGCCTCGTGCTGCTTCTTTTTCGATTCCCCTGCGTGGGCCACATTCGCTGCCGGGGCAttctgatgatggtggtgatgctgttgctgctgctgttgcgactCGGCAGCATTGTTGGTGCCACCACCGGCCGCGGTTTTGGGGGATTGTTTCGACTGATGATCTTTCTTGTTGCGATTGCGCTGCTCTTTCGGTGCCGGATGCTTTCCACCCTTGGTATCTTCTTCGTGTTTCTGGTGATGGAAGAATAGGTTCATAAAACGTAGGTGGTAAAGCTTACAATGCATACAAATTCAACCAAGCGAACTGATCTTCACCACGGTCTTACCTGCTGACGTGCAATTTCCAACGCATCTTTCGGGTGAATCTCGGCGAAATGGTTCATCTCCGGTACGGTTTCGACCGGCTTCACCAGAACCGGCTCGGATTTGTTCACCAGAATGCCACCAGCCGATTTCTGCTTGTTTTTCTTGCCAccttgctgctgtttgttatcttttttctATAGAACAGAAATACATAATTATTAAACAATTCAGCAAAGGTTACAAGAAACCGAATAGTTGCAAAAACCGTACCTTATTTCCACCGGCATTCTCGCTCAGCGGAAATGCTTCCGTTTCCGCGTACTCCACCGTCAGGTTCGTGGCCTGCCCGGTGCGCTTCTTAGCACCGTACGTTAGCGGATTGATTTCCTCCTCGAGCGGACTCTCGGACGAATTGCCATCGCTTTCCTTTTCCACCACCTCAAcgcgctggtgctgctgctgctgctgtttggcaTTGCGATTCTTCTGGTTCTGATTCtggctgccgccgccgccatgcGTTTTTTTCGTACGCTTGTTGGCCGACTCCTTGCTCGACTTGGTCGACgatccggtggtggtggatggcGACGTTAGCCCAAGGATTTTTTCACGCATTTCGCGCTTCTCCTTCAGCATCTCCTCGAACGATTTGCCCTTGGGCAGGAAGCGGCTGATAAACAGCATCGACATCAGGGAAAAGAAGAGCACAATTACGATGAACGACAATGTAGTCAGATCCATTTTTGCATGATTTGCTGCACACGCAGACGATCCAGGGCACGGGAAATGAGAGGCGGTGAaggggaagtgtgtgtgtgtgtgggtcacGCTGTGATTGCTGCTACTTCCACGGCGCGTTCACTCCAAACAGCTGGCACAGTCGAGCGATGCTGCAATTATGAAATAGAAAGAACTTTTATTAAAATGGATGCGCATCGAGCAGAAACAATTGCTAGCAGCGTTAATTGTAGTCGTCGGCGCGATATGACGGTCGGGTCTCGGGCACGCGTCCATCTACCAtcagaagacacacacacacacacacacacacacacacacacacacacacaacacacacacacacacacacacacacacacacacacacacacacacacaccacacacacacacacacacacacacacacacacacacacacacacacacacacacaccacacacacacacacacacacacacacacacaccacacacacacacacacacacacacacacacacacacaccacacacacacaccacacacacacacacacacacacacacacacacacacaccacacacacacacacacacacacacacacacacacacacacacacacacacacaacacacacacacacacacacacacacacacacacacacacacacacacacacacaattgcgCATCAACATTGCCGGTGGCTACCAGCAGAAATTAATAAAACGATGCTTCAGCATATGAATATTAGAGGGAGGACCTGTGACGAGCCGGGGCACGAGCgtgcgagagagcgagagaagcgATTAGAAAAGCGATTCAATATGACACCGTCGAACGAAGAAGCCACTCTCAGCGGAAAGCACGTGTCTGGTACGCTCATTTATCGCTGTAATAAAAATAGCGTACGGCGGTGGGGAAGGCGATGCTTGCCAACCGGGCGCTGGACTACGGGCACAACGTGTCAAAAACAGCGTGTCGACGTGGCAGACCCACAGCCACAGTAGTGTGGAACGACAGGAGATATGATTAAGTGATCGTTGTACTTTGGCACCGGGTaactagcagcagcatccgccTGCTGGCATGCTAGTTGTGTCCGATCCCTCCTCTACATCTCTTTTGCGTTGATAACACGCTTTTGCTCCTTTTGATTAGAAGCACACTTAAACCACGCAATACTGTTGCGATGTCTCAATTAAAATAGGCTCTTTTGAGCAGTCGGATCACTTGCGACACACAACAGGGCCAACATACCAACAGATTAATTGTAACAATTTGATTAATTTGACGCTGCTTGTAGACACACGAATTGGCTATAGCACACCACCGCTTTGCCCCATCGGTTGCCATAGAAGTGACAAGAGGGGGTCACACTTTTAGAAGTGATACAATCGAAGTGATCCATGAACACAAACAATCTGTACTTTCTGGTCGCGTGGTGAGGCATACGATTGACTTGGATGAAATTTCCGGAATGTTCGCCTCTGTTCCGCCTATAATGTGGACTACACTTATTGATAAGACCACCTTTCGCGCAATCGTACTGTGCTCAAGACTGTTTTGCCGGGCGAAGAAAGAGGGATACGATGGTTTACAAACAGATTAAATATATCCCCGAGATTGTTTGAAGTGTGCGAATAGTTGGCATCGATTGTTGGCAAGTAGGAAGGTGAGTCACGCATGCTGTACGCTGATtcgcttttgctttt
This is a stretch of genomic DNA from Anopheles merus strain MAF chromosome 2R, AmerM5.1, whole genome shotgun sequence. It encodes these proteins:
- the LOC121587706 gene encoding ribosome-binding protein 1 isoform X1, which codes for MDLTTLSFIVIVLFFSLMSMLFISRFLPKGKSFEEMLKEKREMREKILGLTSPSTTTGSSTKSSKESANKRTKKTHGGGGSQNQNQKNRNAKQQQQQHQRVEVVEKESDGNSSESPLEEEINPLTYGAKKRTGQATNLTVEYAETEAFPLSENAGGNKKKDNKQQQGGKKNKQKSAGGILVNKSEPVLVKPVETVPEMNHFAEIHPKDALEIARQQKHEEDTKGGKHPAPKEQRNRNKKDHQSKQSPKTAAGGGTNNAAESQQQQQQHHHHHQNAPAANVAHAGESKKKQHEATADNNKSSTVVAAQKDKSNKKKKNELITQELAVEMADAVNVHSLVNILNKTDLPRNDIQILIDFLLNKQQDTLAKDPSEWNDPSDPLQKLKKQLQEKESALLEEQQAAAGLQAKLKELRQELNGEKMHTGAVLKGYVEELNNKKQEVQNLSQELNMLRDKLANEKQTMSMQFQQLQAKYLQLSKEHASTQDHGATIAQLNNDLQLLQQELMAKNQLLSEKLQSEEEMMKKKTEYEHILRNNDELMRQRVQELTAYENDLRQLRLELSQKDELSQTCQQQSYEIEQLKAELQAKQKQAHAAASAAAAAAHTHSQADESNRVEIRNLQNALDSTKSKLEVYRSELVECKSLMTDYKQQANELKAKEEQLQKQLVEQRQKNDSLRTKNWKLVEALQDAERRRGSTTPAAANDVEQQQKLANSSAEKVDVGKVILEEQNRTKDLLVQLLQPTGVVSALPVDATDFQSWLEATVGCIKEQYEHLQQSHTTTTTSSSSSSSGSSSGVNNASVVTNSHPEQSSGTAANSNNSDSSSRLNSSSNIIANNNLNTNSSVNSSLHEHANDGAVVNKNGATGGSDSGAEDDQQTMALRYEQMQKTVDQYKTIIADTENMLKNLEAKVIEQDIHWRTVVQAKDKELTLLKSAGAVGQ
- the LOC121587706 gene encoding myosin-11 isoform X2; amino-acid sequence: MDLTTLSFIVIVLFFSLMSMLFISRFLPKGKSFEEMLKEKREMREKILGLTSPSTTTGSSTKSSKESANKRTKKTHGGGGSQNQNQKNRNAKQQQQQHQRVEVVEKESDGNSSESPLEEEINPLTYGAKKRTGQATNLTVEYAETEAFPLSENAGGNKKKDNKQQQGGKKNKQKSAGGILVNKSEPVLVKPVETVPEMNHFAEIHPKDALEIARQQKHEEDTKGGKHPAPKEQRNRNKKDHQSKQSPKTAAGGGTNNAAESQQQQQQHHHHHQNAPAANVAHAGESKKKQHEATADNNKSSTVVAAQKDKSNKKKKNELITQELAVEMADAVNVHSLVNILNKTDLPRNDIQILIDFLLNKQQDTLAKDPSEWNDPSDPLQKLKKQLQEKESALLEEQQAAAGLQAKLKELRQELNGEKMHTGAVLKGYVEELNNKKQEVQNLSQELNMLRDKLANEKQTMSMQFQQLQAKYLQLSKEHASTQDHGATIAQLNNDLQLLQQELMAKNQLLSEKLQSEEEMMKKKTEYEHILRNNDELMRQRVQELTAYENDLRQLRLELSQKDELSQTCQQQSYEIEQLKAELQAKQKQAHAAASAAAAAAHTHSQADESNRVEIRNLQNALDSTKSKLEVYRSELVECKSLMTDYKQQANELKAKEEQLQKQLVEQRQKNDEQQQKLANSSAEKVDVGKVILEEQNRTKDLLVQLLQPTGVVSALPVDATDFQSWLEATVGCIKEQYEHLQQSHTTTTTSSSSSSSGSSSGVNNASVVTNSHPEQSSGTAANSNNSDSSSRLNSSSNIIANNNLNTNSSVNSSLHEHANDGAVVNKNGATGGSDSGAEDDQQTMALRYEQMQKTVDQYKTIIADTENMLKNLEAKVIEQDIHWRTVVQAKDKELTLLKSAGAVGQ